One part of the Halostagnicola larsenii XH-48 genome encodes these proteins:
- a CDS encoding thiolase family protein, producing MDVFISGVGMVPFESASGSSTLDLAERVAWTALDDADIEPDGVESVHVGNMAAEAFDRRTGIENALCGALGIEGAMADRIENTSASGASALLRGVDAICAGRARTALVVGVETMSAVDREVSTDVISSLVHDREYQQGITLPSFAGLAADAYLERYDADRAGLAAVAVKNHRNAAANPYAQFQKEITVDEALESPPVAEPLRLYDCCPTSDGAAAVVLSADDGDVRVSGIESATGTHAVAERPDPLEIESVSRAGERAMTSAGVEHDDIDVACIHDAFTILELLELEELGFYDSGDAWRATMAGETDRDGVLPVNPGGGLKARGHPLGATGISQVIELVWQLRGDAPGTDRQLEDPETGLAINVAGFGNNSICTIVEST from the coding sequence ATGGACGTCTTCATCAGCGGCGTCGGCATGGTTCCCTTCGAAAGCGCCAGCGGCTCGAGCACACTGGATCTCGCCGAACGCGTCGCCTGGACCGCCCTAGACGATGCCGACATCGAACCCGACGGCGTCGAATCGGTGCACGTCGGAAACATGGCCGCCGAAGCGTTCGATCGGCGAACGGGAATCGAGAACGCCCTCTGTGGCGCGCTTGGGATCGAGGGCGCGATGGCGGACCGAATCGAAAACACCAGCGCCAGCGGCGCGAGCGCGCTCCTTCGCGGGGTCGATGCGATCTGCGCCGGTCGAGCGCGGACGGCGCTCGTCGTCGGCGTCGAGACGATGTCCGCAGTCGACAGGGAGGTTTCGACGGACGTTATCAGCAGCCTCGTACACGACCGCGAGTACCAGCAGGGGATCACGCTTCCCTCGTTCGCCGGGCTGGCGGCAGACGCCTACCTCGAGCGCTACGACGCCGATCGTGCCGGACTCGCAGCGGTTGCGGTCAAGAACCACCGGAACGCGGCCGCGAATCCGTACGCGCAGTTTCAAAAGGAGATCACGGTCGACGAGGCCCTCGAGTCCCCGCCCGTCGCGGAGCCGCTTCGATTGTACGATTGCTGCCCGACCAGCGACGGGGCCGCCGCCGTCGTGCTGTCGGCCGACGACGGCGACGTTCGGGTGTCCGGAATCGAGAGCGCGACCGGAACGCACGCGGTCGCCGAACGGCCCGATCCGCTCGAGATCGAGAGCGTTTCTCGAGCCGGCGAACGCGCCATGACGAGCGCCGGCGTCGAACACGATGACATCGACGTCGCGTGCATCCACGACGCGTTTACGATCCTCGAGCTGCTCGAACTCGAGGAGTTGGGCTTCTACGACAGCGGCGACGCCTGGCGGGCGACCATGGCCGGAGAGACGGACCGCGACGGGGTGCTCCCGGTCAATCCGGGCGGCGGGCTGAAGGCCCGCGGACACCCCCTCGGCGCGACCGGTATTTCGCAGGTGATCGAACTCGTCTGGCAGCTACGCGGCGACGCGCCCGGAACGGACCGGCAGCTCGAGGATCCGGAGACCGGACTCGCGATCAACGTGGCCGGCTTCGGCAACAATTCGATCTGTACGATCGTAGAGAGCACATGA
- a CDS encoding CaiB/BaiF CoA transferase family protein, translating into MTGSDRILDGVRVLDLTTFVTGGFCSLMLANQGAEVIKVERPEVGDDNRHSGPPFVDGESPYFWSVNYGKKSVELDLKSDAGREALYELASEADVFIQNYRPGTAERLDVDEDAIRAHNDDIIYCAISAFGQTGPWRERPGYDLLIQGMSGIMSVTGEADGKPVKVGLPMTDLITAMWAAFGVSNALYRRERTGEGEYIDLGMLDATLPWLTKQAGKVFAGESPSRMGTKDPVLAPYQTFETADGHINVACLNQKLWKGLCAALERPDLLEDERFETNADRVEHMGELEAELEETFRELTTDEWMVLLVEEAGIPAGPVFEPEDALYNEQTEARETVTSIEDPDRGEIPVIEHPLKYDRSSSGFESPPPQLGEHNRSVFAALGYDEDELDDLEERGAFGGE; encoded by the coding sequence ATGACTGGCAGCGATCGCATTTTAGACGGCGTGAGAGTCCTCGATCTAACGACGTTCGTCACCGGCGGCTTCTGTTCGCTGATGCTCGCGAATCAGGGCGCGGAGGTTATCAAGGTCGAACGGCCCGAAGTCGGCGACGACAACCGCCACTCCGGACCGCCGTTCGTCGACGGCGAGTCGCCGTACTTCTGGTCGGTCAACTACGGCAAGAAGAGCGTCGAACTCGATCTGAAAAGCGACGCGGGCCGAGAAGCGCTCTACGAACTCGCGAGCGAAGCGGACGTTTTCATCCAGAACTATCGACCGGGAACCGCAGAACGGCTCGACGTCGACGAGGACGCGATCCGCGCGCACAACGACGACATCATCTACTGTGCGATTTCGGCGTTCGGCCAGACCGGCCCCTGGCGGGAGCGCCCCGGTTACGACCTGTTGATTCAGGGGATGAGCGGCATCATGAGCGTCACCGGCGAAGCCGACGGCAAGCCCGTGAAGGTCGGCCTCCCGATGACCGACCTCATCACCGCGATGTGGGCCGCGTTCGGCGTCTCGAACGCGCTCTATCGTCGCGAGCGAACCGGCGAGGGCGAGTACATCGACCTCGGTATGCTCGACGCAACGTTGCCGTGGCTGACGAAACAGGCCGGCAAGGTCTTCGCCGGCGAATCGCCCTCGAGGATGGGGACCAAAGACCCCGTCCTCGCGCCGTACCAGACCTTCGAGACCGCCGACGGCCACATCAACGTCGCCTGTCTCAACCAGAAGCTCTGGAAGGGTCTCTGTGCGGCCCTCGAGCGACCGGATCTCCTCGAGGACGAGCGGTTCGAAACGAACGCCGACCGCGTCGAGCACATGGGCGAACTCGAGGCGGAACTCGAGGAGACGTTCCGCGAACTGACCACCGACGAGTGGATGGTCCTCCTCGTAGAGGAAGCCGGCATTCCCGCGGGGCCGGTATTCGAGCCCGAAGACGCACTCTACAACGAACAGACCGAGGCCCGAGAGACGGTTACGTCCATCGAGGACCCCGACCGCGGCGAGATTCCCGTCATCGAGCACCCACTCAAGTACGACCGCTCGAGCAGCGGGTTCGAGTCGCCGCCGCCCCAACTCGGCGAGCACAACCGCAGCGTCTTCGCGGCGCTGGGCTACGACGAGGATGAACTGGACGACCTCGAGGAACGCGGCGCGTTCGGTGGGGAATAA
- a CDS encoding molybdopterin molybdotransferase MoeA, with product MDDHDDLLWRREAVDRTLAVREAFLEERATRSRSVDDLAGCHLAEPISAPADRPADDRATMDGYAYASDDEGPLEVVSKSSFPESDRPSIERGKAIEIATGAPLPERADTVVKQEDVVVENGTFDAPSLPAGTYVYERGSNLVAGDRLYERGDRLSALDAVLLRDIGYETLEGFEPFSVGVLATGTEIHEGKHTDLDSPMLCNLLRSWGHDPVYEESVPDEGDSVEQRISELAREHDIVVTTGGTSVGAKDYVIDALSSHGSVEFHRVRIRPGKPIAVARLPDHDALAVAIPGKPIGAYVSAVLVARVLFTGEETLPTLEREFTHDVGLGPEGFEYAIPVTLEGRTATPLGHVDSPLAVYEDTFDPSVLSSSTRAATADGFVLTTSDIAAGERVSVVQTSTLE from the coding sequence ATGGACGACCACGACGATCTACTCTGGAGACGCGAGGCCGTCGACCGCACGCTCGCCGTCCGGGAAGCGTTCCTCGAGGAGCGTGCAACGAGATCCCGCTCGGTCGATGACCTCGCCGGGTGCCACCTCGCCGAACCGATCAGCGCGCCCGCCGATCGACCCGCCGACGACCGGGCGACGATGGACGGCTACGCCTACGCGTCGGACGACGAGGGCCCGCTCGAAGTGGTCTCGAAATCGAGCTTCCCCGAGTCGGATCGGCCATCGATCGAGCGGGGAAAGGCGATCGAGATCGCGACGGGCGCACCGCTTCCCGAACGGGCGGACACGGTGGTTAAGCAAGAAGACGTCGTCGTCGAGAACGGAACGTTCGACGCGCCGTCGCTCCCGGCGGGAACGTACGTCTATGAACGCGGGTCGAACCTCGTAGCGGGCGACCGGCTCTACGAGCGCGGCGACCGGCTCTCGGCGCTGGATGCGGTCTTGCTCCGCGACATCGGCTACGAAACCCTCGAGGGTTTCGAGCCGTTTTCCGTCGGCGTGCTCGCGACCGGGACCGAGATTCACGAGGGGAAACACACCGACCTCGACTCGCCGATGCTCTGTAATCTACTGCGTTCGTGGGGCCACGACCCCGTATACGAGGAATCGGTCCCCGACGAGGGAGACAGCGTCGAGCAGCGGATTTCGGAACTCGCTCGCGAACACGATATCGTCGTGACCACGGGCGGAACCAGCGTCGGCGCGAAGGATTACGTCATCGACGCGCTCTCGAGTCACGGAAGCGTGGAATTTCACCGCGTCCGAATCCGCCCCGGCAAGCCCATCGCCGTGGCTCGGTTGCCAGACCACGACGCACTGGCCGTCGCGATTCCCGGAAAGCCGATCGGCGCGTACGTCAGCGCGGTGCTCGTCGCTCGAGTGCTTTTCACCGGCGAGGAGACGCTACCGACCCTCGAGCGAGAGTTTACCCACGACGTCGGGCTCGGCCCCGAGGGCTTCGAGTACGCGATTCCGGTCACCCTCGAAGGCAGAACGGCGACCCCGCTCGGCCACGTCGATTCCCCGCTCGCGGTCTACGAGGACACGTTCGATCCGAGCGTCCTCTCCTCGAGCACGCGGGCGGCGACGGCCGACGGGTTCGTCCTGACGACGAGCGATATCGCGGCCGGCGAACGGGTGTCGGTGGTTCAAACGTCGACCCTCGAGTAG
- a CDS encoding uracil-xanthine permease family protein translates to MTDNNPPTDDGIAAAEGNVTPPEESDFVEYSIEDKPPLLQSIVLGFQHYLTMIGSTIAIPLVLIGAIQAAGGGMPEADQAQLIGTFFVVSGIATLAQTTIGNRYPIVQGGTFSMIAPATAIIAALGAQGVGYELMLRELQGAIIVAALAEVVIGYLGVMGTLKRFLSPVVIAPTIALIGLALFNTGQITSAGQDWWLFGLTLVLIIAFSQYLDKYHSVFRLYPILLGVGSAWLIAALLSVAGVYGSGAAGFIDFGTVTSASAIQPITPFQWGVPTFTTSFIIGMFAGVVASMLESYGDYFAVARLSGMAAPSKKRINHGIGMEGLGNLFAGIMGTGNGSTSYSENVGAIGITGVASRYVVQIGAIVMLIVGFVGYFGQLVATIPNPIVGALFLAMFGQITAVGLSNLKYVDLDKNRNVFIVGIALFSGLAIPNYIANVGAVSDFQAGLEGVAVLGPVLGTELVAQTLFVILGTGMAIGGIIAFVLDNTIEGTTEERGIDAWDELSEDEDDFVTFFERLGSDDRSKPVDRAD, encoded by the coding sequence ATGACAGACAACAATCCACCGACCGACGACGGCATCGCGGCAGCGGAGGGGAACGTGACGCCGCCGGAGGAATCGGATTTCGTCGAGTACAGCATCGAAGACAAACCGCCGCTTTTGCAGTCGATCGTCCTGGGGTTCCAGCATTACCTCACGATGATCGGTTCGACCATCGCAATCCCGTTGGTGCTCATCGGAGCGATACAGGCAGCGGGCGGCGGTATGCCCGAGGCGGATCAGGCACAACTGATCGGCACCTTCTTCGTCGTCTCGGGTATCGCGACGCTCGCCCAGACGACGATCGGTAATCGGTATCCGATCGTCCAGGGCGGGACGTTCTCGATGATCGCCCCCGCGACGGCGATCATCGCCGCCCTCGGCGCCCAAGGAGTCGGATACGAACTGATGTTACGCGAACTGCAGGGGGCGATCATCGTTGCCGCGCTAGCAGAAGTGGTGATCGGATACCTGGGAGTGATGGGGACGCTAAAGCGATTCCTCTCACCCGTGGTCATCGCACCGACCATCGCCCTCATCGGTCTCGCACTGTTCAATACGGGACAGATCACGAGCGCGGGCCAGGACTGGTGGCTGTTCGGGCTCACCCTGGTGCTGATCATCGCGTTCTCGCAGTACCTCGATAAGTACCACAGCGTGTTCCGCCTCTACCCGATTCTGCTGGGAGTCGGATCTGCATGGCTCATCGCTGCGCTGCTGTCAGTGGCTGGGGTCTACGGCAGCGGTGCGGCCGGATTCATCGATTTCGGAACCGTTACCTCGGCGTCGGCCATTCAACCGATCACACCGTTCCAGTGGGGAGTACCAACGTTCACGACGTCGTTCATCATCGGGATGTTCGCCGGCGTCGTCGCGTCCATGCTCGAGAGCTACGGCGATTACTTCGCCGTCGCTCGACTGTCGGGGATGGCCGCACCCAGCAAGAAACGCATCAATCACGGTATCGGCATGGAAGGTCTGGGCAATCTCTTCGCCGGGATCATGGGAACCGGAAACGGATCGACGTCGTACTCCGAGAACGTCGGCGCCATCGGTATCACCGGCGTGGCTTCCCGATACGTCGTCCAGATCGGGGCGATCGTCATGCTGATCGTCGGCTTCGTCGGCTACTTCGGCCAACTGGTCGCTACCATTCCCAATCCGATCGTCGGTGCGCTGTTCCTCGCAATGTTCGGGCAGATTACCGCGGTCGGTCTCTCGAACCTGAAGTACGTCGACCTCGACAAGAACCGCAACGTGTTCATCGTCGGCATCGCGCTGTTCTCGGGACTCGCAATTCCGAACTACATCGCCAACGTTGGCGCCGTATCCGACTTTCAGGCTGGACTCGAGGGCGTCGCCGTCCTCGGCCCGGTGTTAGGAACTGAACTCGTCGCACAGACGTTGTTCGTCATCCTCGGCACCGGAATGGCCATCGGGGGCATCATCGCGTTCGTCCTCGACAACACCATCGAAGGGACGACCGAAGAGCGCGGTATCGACGCCTGGGACGAACTCTCGGAGGACGAAGACGATTTCGTCACGTTCTTCGAACGACTGGGTTCGGACGACAGATCGAAGCCGGTCGACCGCGCCGACTGA
- a CDS encoding dihydroorotase, translated as MVDTLIRGGTVVTESDTFEADIGITGERIVTVGDETEMSEAETVVDATDKLVLPGVVDPHVHIDDMFSFDTYESASKAAALGGTTTFIDFAWEAWVGETSLWDEPGTILEGIERKRDKAEKPVVDFGLHGAITREDESVFEEIEAVIEAGVPTFKLFTAYEFGLRNGFMDRTFRELADHDAIAVLHSEDADLLDYLADRFQAEGKGDPEWYPRSRPDYAEAMAAEDAVRMAMEAGCRYYGIHTTCRKSAEVLAQYREAFGEEMVRAETCTHYTTLDDSIFEEMGLLPMIAPPIRKPADNDAMFEHLARGTLDVVSTDHCGYTKESKQVDNWWDSKFGANALQTSLPVFHDEAINERDYSYPFLVRTMCTNPARVFGLSEKGTLEPGTDADVLVFDPEATYTITAEDNASVADFSIYEGREVTGRVEKTFVRGELVADDGEIVGEPGHGRFVERDLPDWEF; from the coding sequence ATGGTAGATACACTCATACGCGGTGGCACGGTTGTCACGGAAAGTGACACGTTCGAGGCCGACATCGGAATCACGGGCGAACGGATCGTTACCGTTGGGGACGAAACCGAGATGAGCGAGGCCGAGACGGTTGTTGATGCAACGGACAAACTGGTTTTACCCGGCGTCGTCGACCCGCACGTCCACATCGACGACATGTTCTCGTTCGACACGTACGAGAGTGCCTCGAAAGCAGCAGCCCTCGGCGGCACGACCACCTTCATCGACTTCGCCTGGGAGGCCTGGGTCGGCGAAACAAGCCTGTGGGATGAGCCGGGAACGATTCTCGAGGGAATCGAACGAAAGCGCGACAAAGCGGAGAAGCCCGTCGTCGACTTCGGACTGCACGGCGCGATCACTCGAGAGGACGAGTCAGTCTTCGAGGAAATCGAAGCCGTCATCGAGGCGGGCGTGCCGACGTTCAAGCTCTTTACCGCCTACGAGTTCGGACTGCGCAACGGCTTCATGGATCGGACGTTTCGCGAACTCGCAGACCACGACGCGATCGCCGTCTTGCACTCCGAAGACGCCGACCTCCTCGATTACCTGGCCGACCGCTTCCAGGCGGAGGGGAAAGGTGATCCCGAGTGGTATCCTCGTTCCCGGCCCGATTACGCGGAAGCGATGGCAGCCGAAGACGCCGTCCGGATGGCGATGGAGGCGGGCTGTCGGTACTACGGAATCCACACGACCTGCCGGAAATCCGCCGAGGTGCTCGCACAGTACCGCGAAGCGTTCGGCGAGGAGATGGTTCGCGCGGAGACGTGTACCCATTACACCACGCTGGACGACTCGATTTTCGAGGAGATGGGTCTCCTTCCGATGATCGCGCCGCCGATTCGGAAACCCGCTGACAACGACGCGATGTTCGAGCACTTAGCGCGCGGCACGCTGGACGTCGTCTCGACGGACCACTGTGGCTACACGAAAGAGAGCAAGCAGGTCGACAACTGGTGGGACAGCAAGTTCGGCGCGAACGCCCTCCAGACCAGCCTCCCGGTCTTTCACGACGAAGCGATCAACGAGCGCGACTACTCGTACCCGTTTCTCGTCCGCACGATGTGTACGAACCCGGCTCGAGTGTTCGGCCTGTCCGAGAAGGGGACGCTCGAGCCGGGAACCGACGCCGACGTCCTCGTGTTCGATCCCGAGGCGACCTACACGATCACGGCCGAGGACAACGCGAGCGTCGCCGACTTCTCGATCTACGAGGGGCGGGAGGTCACCGGTCGCGTCGAAAAGACGTTCGTGCGAGGAGAGCTCGTGGCCGATGACGGCGAGATCGTCGGCGAGCCGGGACACGGACGGTTCGTCGAGCGCGACCTCCCCGACTGGGAGTTCTGA
- a CDS encoding M20 family metallo-hydrolase — protein MSIEIDRERFIETMKEQADIGATDGGGLHRLALSDEDKAIRDWFRDQLEALGLEVRVDAFGNMFARREGTDPDADPILIGSHLDSQPYGGIYDGALGVIAPLELLRTLEEEGRVTEHPIEIVNWTNEEGSRFQPAMQGSGVWAGVHDIDAEYDRTDENGERLGDELERIGYRGDIPVEPQNDYEAYLELHIEQGPYLELEEKDVGVVTGVVGFYWGAITFYGEADHSGPTPMHYRNDALVAAADVITQVRRIPGTLGDRTVGTVGYVDAQPNSINIIPEEVTITFGFRDPSDEIVAEAKERVLAEAQTAAQREGLDWEWEQRHQSDSVEFADTCIDAVQASADDLGYDSMRIFSGAGHDAVHLTDICDTSMVFAVSEDGKSHNEDEYTSWDDCYSAANTIANAAYRLATDE, from the coding sequence ATGTCGATCGAGATTGACAGGGAGCGGTTTATCGAAACGATGAAGGAACAGGCCGATATCGGCGCTACCGACGGCGGGGGACTCCACCGGCTGGCTCTCTCCGACGAGGACAAGGCGATTCGGGACTGGTTTCGCGATCAGCTCGAGGCGCTCGGCCTCGAGGTCCGAGTCGACGCGTTCGGCAATATGTTCGCTCGGCGCGAGGGAACGGATCCCGACGCCGATCCGATCCTGATCGGTTCGCACCTCGACTCCCAGCCCTACGGCGGGATCTACGACGGAGCCCTCGGCGTGATCGCACCCCTCGAGTTGCTCCGCACCCTAGAGGAGGAAGGCAGGGTCACGGAGCACCCGATCGAGATCGTCAACTGGACCAACGAGGAGGGATCGCGCTTCCAGCCGGCGATGCAAGGCAGCGGCGTCTGGGCCGGAGTCCACGACATCGACGCGGAGTACGACCGGACCGACGAGAACGGCGAGCGGTTGGGTGACGAACTCGAGCGTATCGGCTACCGGGGGGACATACCGGTCGAGCCACAGAACGACTACGAGGCGTACCTCGAGCTCCACATTGAGCAGGGTCCGTACCTCGAACTCGAGGAAAAAGACGTCGGCGTCGTCACGGGCGTCGTCGGCTTCTACTGGGGAGCGATCACGTTCTACGGCGAGGCAGATCACTCCGGGCCAACGCCGATGCACTATCGCAACGACGCGCTAGTCGCGGCCGCGGACGTGATTACTCAGGTTCGGCGGATCCCAGGAACGCTCGGCGACCGAACCGTCGGGACGGTCGGCTACGTCGACGCACAGCCCAACTCCATCAACATCATCCCTGAGGAGGTAACGATCACGTTCGGGTTCCGCGACCCGTCCGACGAGATCGTCGCGGAGGCCAAAGAACGGGTTCTCGCCGAAGCGCAGACAGCGGCACAGCGCGAGGGGCTCGACTGGGAGTGGGAGCAACGCCACCAGTCGGACAGCGTCGAGTTCGCCGACACGTGTATCGACGCCGTCCAGGCATCTGCGGACGATCTGGGCTACGACAGCATGCGCATCTTCAGCGGTGCTGGCCACGATGCCGTCCATCTGACCGACATCTGTGACACCAGTATGGTATTTGCGGTGAGCGAGGACGGCAAGAGCCACAACGAAGATGAATACACCAGCTGGGACGACTGTTACTCGGCGGCGAACACCATCGCCAACGCGGCCTACCGCCTCGCGACCGACGAATAA
- a CDS encoding VOC family protein: MHATHTAVQVSDLEATTAFYEDVLGLSYQREFTGEDGVRNYYVGTDAGASLQFKYDPNGDDDVEPSGIDHLAFAVDDVDATFERVVDESGCDVFLEPTTFDAADRRAGFVYDPDGYVVEFVQPV, from the coding sequence ATGCACGCCACCCACACTGCCGTCCAGGTGAGCGACCTCGAAGCGACCACCGCGTTCTACGAGGACGTTCTCGGCCTGTCGTACCAGCGAGAGTTCACGGGTGAGGACGGGGTCCGAAACTACTACGTCGGAACCGACGCTGGCGCGAGTCTCCAGTTCAAGTACGATCCAAACGGTGACGACGACGTCGAGCCGTCCGGAATCGACCACCTCGCGTTCGCGGTCGACGACGTCGACGCGACCTTCGAACGGGTCGTCGACGAATCGGGGTGTGACGTCTTCCTCGAGCCGACGACGTTCGACGCCGCGGACAGACGCGCGGGGTTCGTCTACGACCCGGACGGATACGTCGTGGAGTTCGTTCAGCCAGTCTGA
- a CDS encoding Lrp/AsnC family transcriptional regulator, with product MDERDAQILIAISELETSSSERISEETDIPTSTVHYRIQKLREQGIIKNDLYEFDLAAAGLEITVISEVIAVYDEEYHNRVGEQIGAVEGVKQVFFTMGDVDFVVISRLTDRDMVERMFSQFEAIDGIQRTMSNFVISTIKDDYDSFAGYEVETLRDADDVTE from the coding sequence ATGGACGAACGCGATGCCCAAATCCTGATCGCCATCTCGGAACTCGAGACGAGTAGCTCCGAGCGGATCTCCGAGGAGACAGACATTCCCACGTCGACCGTCCACTATCGGATACAGAAGCTTCGCGAGCAGGGCATCATCAAAAACGACCTCTACGAGTTCGATCTGGCGGCGGCCGGCCTCGAGATCACCGTCATCTCGGAGGTCATCGCGGTCTACGACGAAGAGTACCACAACCGCGTCGGCGAGCAGATCGGAGCGGTCGAGGGCGTCAAGCAGGTCTTTTTCACGATGGGGGACGTCGACTTCGTCGTTATTTCCCGGCTCACGGACCGCGACATGGTCGAGCGAATGTTCTCGCAGTTCGAGGCCATCGACGGCATCCAGCGGACGATGTCGAACTTCGTCATCTCGACGATCAAAGACGATTACGACTCGTTCGCTGGCTACGAGGTGGAGACGCTACGTGACGCCGACGACGTAACGGAGTAA